The genomic region ATGCCCTTTCGCATCATGCGTGACGAAATAGACGCCGGTCGGTGCCTCCGCCGTCCGGATCACCGTCGAGGTGTCAACGCCTTCCGACTGCCAGAGCGTCATGAAACTGTCGCCTGCAGCATCCTCTCCGATCACGGTGATGTAGCCCGTGCGAACGCCCTGCCGTGCGGCAGCGATCGCCGCGTTCGAGGTGTCACCGCCATGACCCTGCAGATAGAGCACGCGCCCCTGGGCATCGGGGGGGAGCTGGTTGAACTCCAGCATCGGTTCGCCCATGCAGAGGATGTCGACCGCCATCTTCGCCCTCCTCACGCGGGCCTGGGCACGAGACCCTGGCGAGCCGTCCGCGACATACGCACCACGGCGGAGGCCCGTCAGGCGGCGAGCGCGGCGCGCGCCGCCGCCATCACCTCGTCCTTGGCTCCGGCGGCGATCAGGGACTCGTCGACCAGCCTTCCGCCGATGCCGACGAAGGCCGCACCGGCGTCGAGATAGGCGCGAACATTGCCCGGCTCGACCCCGCCTGTGGGGCAGAACGCGACGTCGGGAAAGACGGTCTTGAGCGCGCGGAGATGCGCCGGGCCGCCCATCGAGGCGGCGGGAAAGATCTTCACCGCGTCGGCGAAGCCCTCGAGCGCCTCCACCACCTCGTCCGGCGTCAGCGCGCCGAGCATCACGAGCGCGCCGAAGCGCCGGCCGGCGGGGACGATTTCGGGCTCGTTCCAGGGGCAGACGATGAACCTCGCCCCGGCCTCGCCGCAGGCATAGGCTTCGGTCGCCGTCCGTACCGTTCCGGCGCCGACGAGCAGGGCGGGATCCGACGCGAGCTCGCGGATGAGCTCGGTCGCTCCCGGAACGGTGAGCGTGATCTCGAAGGTGGAAAAGCCCGCCTCGCGGAGCCAGGCGACGGCAATGCGCGCCGAATCGGCGCTGCGCGTGCGGATGACGGGGATGACGCGCGCCTCGACAAGGCGCGGCAGCAGCGGGTGGCTCATTCGGCAGGTCTCCGGCAGGATCAGCGCGTCTGGTTCACCGGGTGCAGCGGCGTCTCGCCCTCCAGCACGCGTGCGACCTCTTGAGCCGCCTTGCGCTGCAGTTCGGCGATCGCCTCCTCGCTGTACCATGCCGAATGGTCGGTCAGAACCACGTTGTCGAGGCTCCGCAGCGGGCTGTCGTGACGCAAGGGCTCGTTCTCGTACACGTCGAGCCCGGCTGCCAGCACGCGCCCTTCCGCGAGCGCGGCGGCAAGCGCCGACTCGTCGATCAGGCCGCCGCGCGCCGTGTTCACGAGCACGAGTGTCGGCTTCGCGAGCGCGAGGAAGCCGCGGCCGATGATGTGTCGCGTCGCGTTGGTGAGGGGAGCGTGCAGGCTGATCGCATCGCTTTCGGCGGCGATCGTGTCGAGGCTTGCGAGCGAGGCTCCCGCCGGAACCTCGCGGACGAAGGGATCATGCACCAGCACCCGCGCGTAGCCGAGCGCCGCGGCCTTGCGATGGAAGGCGGCACCGATCCGCCCGTAGCCGATAAGGCCAAGCGTGCCGCCGCGTATGCGGTGGATCTTTCGATCGATCGGCAGGCCCCAGCCATGCGCGCGGACGCGCCGATCGGCCTCGGCGACGCGGCGGATCGCTGCGAGCAGGAGAGCGAGCGCGTGGTCAGACACCTCCTCGGTGCCGTGGTCGGGCACGTTGCAGACGACGATGCCGCGTGCGGCTGCGGCGGCGGTATCGATGTTGTCGTAGCCCATACCGTAGCGGACGATGACGCGCGCCTGC from Elioraea tepida harbors:
- a CDS encoding bifunctional 4-hydroxy-2-oxoglutarate aldolase/2-dehydro-3-deoxy-phosphogluconate aldolase; its protein translation is MSHPLLPRLVEARVIPVIRTRSADSARIAVAWLREAGFSTFEITLTVPGATELIRELASDPALLVGAGTVRTATEAYACGEAGARFIVCPWNEPEIVPAGRRFGALVMLGALTPDEVVEALEGFADAVKIFPAASMGGPAHLRALKTVFPDVAFCPTGGVEPGNVRAYLDAGAAFVGIGGRLVDESLIAAGAKDEVMAAARAALAA
- a CDS encoding C-terminal binding protein, which codes for MARPWRVVVLDDGYPDYETERTILAAAGAELVLSPCRGDAAKAALAMGEADGVLVRETPIDAAAIATTQARVIVRYGMGYDNIDTAAAAARGIVVCNVPDHGTEEVSDHALALLLAAIRRVAEADRRVRAHGWGLPIDRKIHRIRGGTLGLIGYGRIGAAFHRKAAALGYARVLVHDPFVREVPAGASLASLDTIAAESDAISLHAPLTNATRHIIGRGFLALAKPTLVLVNTARGGLIDESALAAALAEGRVLAAGLDVYENEPLRHDSPLRSLDNVVLTDHSAWYSEEAIAELQRKAAQEVARVLEGETPLHPVNQTR